In Candidatus Neomarinimicrobiota bacterium, the DNA window TGCACTTTTTTTCTGCTGAATCTCACGTACCAATCGCCGCTTTGAACCTCCTCACTGGTCATGGCCAATTGGTTACTGTTCGCTGTTTACGTGCTATTGAATAGAGTATTCAGGGCGGCAGACACATAATATATGACGGTTTTCAACTGTGACTACATGAACGCTCGATATCAGGGGGTTTTGACGGCAACCTCTGCGCTTGACATCTTTAGGCTAATCGTCTAATTTCCAAGCAATTAGAAAGGAGATACAGCTTTCAGTACCAATTCGGAAACAGAAAAACTCGTGAATGTCGGTGTGGCGAATGTCTATGCCGAGCCGGCGTTTCATTCTGCCGTTACCACCCAGTGTATTCTCGGTGAAAAAGTCATAATCCAGAACAAAGATGGAGACTGGCTCCGCATTACACAGTGGGACGATTACTCCGGTTGGATTCAGGAATTTTATCTGGTAGATTATCCGGAGGATTGGGCACCGGATTACAGTTATCGCGCTCCGTTGGGATGGATATTTAATGCCACATCCCGGAGTGCAAAGACTTTGCGGCAGATCACTGCCGGTTCCCGATTACCCGGAGTGCCGGAGAATAACGGTTGGGTGCAAGTATCTCTTCCGGACGGAACCAGGGGCTTCGTTCCTCATACAGACTATAAGTGGCAATCCAATGATATTCGAAGCAAGATCCTGGAAACTGCAGAGCGCTTTTTCGGCACCTCCTATCTCTGGGGAGGCAAAACGGGGTTTGGGTTCGACTGCTCCGGGTTTGTGCAGACGGTGTTTCGGCTCAATGGAATAAATTTACGGCGCGACACCTGGATGCAAATGGAACAGGGAACAGATTTGGACAGCCGGGAAGATCTCCGTCCGGGTGATTTAGTGTTTTTTGCAGAGAAGGAGAAAGTGAGTCACGTGGGCATCGCCTATAACGAATCGGAATTTATTCATTGTTCAGGTTATGTCCGTCGGAACTCATTTGAAAAAGAGGCATCTGACTATAGCGCCCGGCTGGATGCAATGTTTATAGGTGCACAAAGGATAATTCAGGAATAACCGATGTCAGGCAACGGCATACTCAACAGACAGGTACTGGTCTTAAACCAGAACTACGAGCCGCTCCAGATTTGTAATGCAAAGCACGCCATCGTGATGCTCTACCTGAACCGCGTGGAATTGGTGGAGAGTGATGGGGTAATGGTGCATTCCGTCAATGACGAATTCCCGCTGCCGACAGTCGTTCGGGTAAAACGGTACATTAATTACCGTGGATACGAGGTTGTCCTGTCTCGGAAAAATATCATGCGCCGTGACGAATTTAAATGTCAGTATTGCGGGAAACACGACTCGCAACTAACCATTGATCACGTCACACCGAAGCGACACGGCGGAAAGGATACCTGGGAGAATCTGGTGACAGCCTGCATCCGGTGCAACAACACCAAAGGGGATAACACCCCGGAACAGGCGAATATGCCGCTCCTGAAGCAGCCGAAAAAACCGCACTATATCCAGTTCCTGAAGCAGCATATTGACGAGCCGATACAATCCTGGAAACCATACATTTATTTAGGCTAACGGCGGGTACAAGGTAATGAAAACATGTTTTTCAATTAGAAAATGTAAATCACCGAGATTGAAAAACATGATTAAGATTATGAGTAGGATATAGAATAAGAAACGCGAGACATTAATACGATAACACATTAACACGAGCGAACTGGTTTTTGTGAGCTACGAAGTTAAACTTGACGTCTTTGAAGGTCCACTCGACCTGCTGCTGTTTTTTATCAGCAGGGACGAGATCGATATCTATGATATTCCCATTGCGTATATTACTGACTCGTACCTGGAATACCTGGATTTGATGCGGGAATTGAATATTAGCATTGCTGGCGAATACATCCGGATGGCGGCGACGCTGATGCGGGTGAAAGCACGTACATTGTTACCCCAACTGGCGGGTGATCCTGATGATGAGGATTATGAGGATCCACGATCCGAGTTGGTGGAAATGCTGCTGGAGTATAAGCGGTTCAAGGAACTTGCCGGCACTCTGAAGGTTCGGGAGTCGGATCAGAGGCAACATTTTCAGCGGAAGCCGGATCTGTCGTACGTGGATACGGATGTCCGGCCTGATGAGGTACTGAATGACGTAACCCTGTACGAATTGATGAAGACTTTTAAGCGGCTTTTGGACAATATACCCGAAACGCCGACGCACAATATTGAGCGGGTGCAGACCAACATCCGGAAACAGTCCGAGTATCTGAGAAATCGATTACAGAAAGACGGTAAGGTGATGTTCTCCGCTATCATGAAAGAACTGGATAATAAAATTACGATCATTGTTACGTTCATTGCACTGCTGGATATGATTAAAAACCAGGAAGTGGCAATTTTTCAGGAAACTATCTTCGAGGACTTTCGCATTGAACGCCGGATGGAAACGGCGAAGGCATAGGTTAAGCGATTATGGCTGTGGATCATTATGTATCGGTAGTAGAAGCGTTGCTGTTCGCTTCCGAGAATCCGGTAAGCGCCGGAAAAATACGGGGATGCTTTGATGAGGGGGAGGATGTGCCGGTCGAATCAATTGTCGAAGAATTGAATACCCACTATGATGAGACCGAGCGGGCATTTTTTATTATGGAAGTGGCCGGTGGCTATCAGCTGGTTACCCGGAAAGAATTCGAACCGTACGTGAAGCAGCTCTATGTGAGTTCCTCACGGATGCGCCTCTCCCAGGCAGCTTTGGAAACGCTGGCCATTGTGGCTTATAAGCAGCCGGTGAGTCGCCCGGACATCGACTCCATCCGTGGGGTGAACAGCGACGGTGTACTCCGAACATTACTGGAGCGGAATCTTATCGACATCAAGGGCAGAGAGGATGCCCCGGGTCGGCCATTACTTTATGCGACCTCCGATGAGTTTCTACGATATTTCGGTCTGAAAAGTATCAAAGATCTGCCTAAATTAAAGGAAATAGACGAACTGACGTTGGAATCCGAGGATATTCCCGAGGATACCGACATCGCGCTAGAAGAACCCGAGGCTCCGGACGCCGAACCGAGTGCGACTGAATAAGTACCTCGCCAGATGTGGAGTAACATCCCGGCGGAAAGCCGATGACCTGATCGCTGACGGCCGGGTGGCGGTTAATGGGAAAACGGTAACCGAACTCGGAACCAAAGTTGAGCCAGACGCCGCCACTGTCACCGTCGACGGGGAAGCGGTCGAATTGCCAGACAAGTATATCTGTTATCTCCTGCACAAGCCGCAAAAATCGATATCGACCGTAGACGATCCGAAAGGGCGACCTACGGTCGTCGATCTGATAGACACGGAGCGGAGGATTTATCCGGTAGGACGCCTGGACTACGATACCACCGGCGTGCTTTTACTAACCGATGACGGAGAACTTGCCAACAAGCTGACCCATCCGTCCAACGAAGTACCGCGGAAGTATGAGGTATATTATTCCGGTAAATTGCCGGAAGATGCTCGGGGAAAATTAGCGGAAGGTATCGATATCGGAGAAGATCTGCCGGCATCCGGGGAACTTCAAATTCTCTGGGAAAAAGAAGACCATGGCGCGACTCATCTCACGTTACATGCGGGGAGATATCATGAGGTAAAGCGCATTTTCAAACATTTTGGATGCAGCATAGAGCGGCTACACCGGATTAAATTTGCCGGCCTGGACTGCGGGGAACTGGCGCCGGGAGAATACCGGCGACTCTCGAGTGATGAATTGCAACAGCTAAAAACGGGGGAATAATTATGGATATCCGGGACAAACGAATACTCGTACTGGGGGGCTGGGGGCTAGTTGGCAGAGCCATTAGCAAGCGGATTTTGGCGCGGGGACCGGAGCAACTGATAGTGACCTCTCTGCGGAAACGGGAAACTGAAGAGGTGGTTGAAGCGTTGGAGCCCCGGGCAATGAAATACGGGGCAGAAATCGTCGGAGAATGGGGAGACATCTTCGTCAGAGATTCCATGAAAGATGTTGGCCGGGGGGAAATGTATACGGATCAGGAGTTGCGCACCACACTCATCGCGGATATCTACGATGACCTGAGCGAGGATGTGCTGACATCCTCAGTCCTTTATCAATTGGTGGAAAAATATCAACCGCACATTATTATTGATTGTATTAATACCGCAACGGCATTTGCGTATCAAAATCTTTTTGAACGGGTCGCTCAGATTCGGAACTCCCTGAAATCCACCGGGAGGAGTATTGAAGACGAAGAGCATATTCTTGAGAA includes these proteins:
- a CDS encoding segregation/condensation protein A encodes the protein MSYEVKLDVFEGPLDLLLFFISRDEIDIYDIPIAYITDSYLEYLDLMRELNISIAGEYIRMAATLMRVKARTLLPQLAGDPDDEDYEDPRSELVEMLLEYKRFKELAGTLKVRESDQRQHFQRKPDLSYVDTDVRPDEVLNDVTLYELMKTFKRLLDNIPETPTHNIERVQTNIRKQSEYLRNRLQKDGKVMFSAIMKELDNKITIIVTFIALLDMIKNQEVAIFQETIFEDFRIERRMETAKA
- a CDS encoding rRNA pseudouridine synthase translates to MRLNKYLARCGVTSRRKADDLIADGRVAVNGKTVTELGTKVEPDAATVTVDGEAVELPDKYICYLLHKPQKSISTVDDPKGRPTVVDLIDTERRIYPVGRLDYDTTGVLLLTDDGELANKLTHPSNEVPRKYEVYYSGKLPEDARGKLAEGIDIGEDLPASGELQILWEKEDHGATHLTLHAGRYHEVKRIFKHFGCSIERLHRIKFAGLDCGELAPGEYRRLSSDELQQLKTGE
- a CDS encoding HNH endonuclease, with the protein product MSGNGILNRQVLVLNQNYEPLQICNAKHAIVMLYLNRVELVESDGVMVHSVNDEFPLPTVVRVKRYINYRGYEVVLSRKNIMRRDEFKCQYCGKHDSQLTIDHVTPKRHGGKDTWENLVTACIRCNNTKGDNTPEQANMPLLKQPKKPHYIQFLKQHIDEPIQSWKPYIYLG
- the scpB gene encoding SMC-Scp complex subunit ScpB, producing the protein MAVDHYVSVVEALLFASENPVSAGKIRGCFDEGEDVPVESIVEELNTHYDETERAFFIMEVAGGYQLVTRKEFEPYVKQLYVSSSRMRLSQAALETLAIVAYKQPVSRPDIDSIRGVNSDGVLRTLLERNLIDIKGREDAPGRPLLYATSDEFLRYFGLKSIKDLPKLKEIDELTLESEDIPEDTDIALEEPEAPDAEPSATE
- a CDS encoding C40 family peptidase, with product MNVGVANVYAEPAFHSAVTTQCILGEKVIIQNKDGDWLRITQWDDYSGWIQEFYLVDYPEDWAPDYSYRAPLGWIFNATSRSAKTLRQITAGSRLPGVPENNGWVQVSLPDGTRGFVPHTDYKWQSNDIRSKILETAERFFGTSYLWGGKTGFGFDCSGFVQTVFRLNGINLRRDTWMQMEQGTDLDSREDLRPGDLVFFAEKEKVSHVGIAYNESEFIHCSGYVRRNSFEKEASDYSARLDAMFIGAQRIIQE